A genomic region of Capnocytophaga canimorsus contains the following coding sequences:
- the recJ gene encoding single-stranded-DNA-specific exonuclease RecJ translates to MMHHWTFKPKPNPQIVEKLQKELNLSEIPATLLAQRGIFDFEQAKSFFRPSLSDLHNPFLMKDMEKAVQRVLKAIEKEEKILIYGDYDVDGTTSVSLMYLYLKRFTRQLATYIPDRYTEGYGVSFQGVDYAATNGFSLIIALDCGIKDVEKVQYANEKGIDFIICDHHRPSQVIPKAVAVLNPKQTDCNYPYKELCGCGVGFKLIQALNKQMKNPFEQIQPLLDLVAVAIGADIVPITGENRVMMYYGLQILNENPSVGLTALLGLENKPVQMVDIVFRLAPRINSAGRIEHGMFAVKLLTESSYSQAFAKAKQIETFNNERKDLDGSIVQEALHQIQVNQEEEKSATVVYAPHWHKGVIGIVASRLIETYYRPTVVFTKSGEKYAASVRSVQGFDVYEALEQCAEHIEQFGGHKYAAGLTILPEKYLLFKDKFEKVVAKTLPKELKSPQITIDTELPLEKINPKMFQILKQFEPFGPQNMAPIFYAKNVIDTGFAKQIGKENNHLRLTIKDFKGEKFFTAIGFNLGNKLELIKSGKPFEIVYSIEENHWNGNTSLQLKVRDIR, encoded by the coding sequence ATGATGCATCATTGGACATTTAAGCCCAAACCTAATCCTCAAATCGTAGAAAAGCTCCAAAAAGAGTTGAACCTCAGCGAAATTCCCGCTACTTTGTTGGCTCAGCGAGGTATTTTCGATTTTGAACAGGCAAAAAGCTTCTTTCGTCCGTCACTTTCCGACTTGCATAATCCATTTTTGATGAAAGATATGGAAAAAGCAGTCCAAAGAGTACTAAAAGCCATTGAAAAGGAAGAAAAAATACTCATTTATGGCGATTATGATGTAGATGGAACGACCTCTGTGTCGCTAATGTATTTGTACTTGAAGCGATTTACTCGCCAACTTGCCACCTATATCCCCGACCGATATACCGAAGGCTATGGAGTTTCTTTCCAAGGGGTTGATTACGCCGCTACCAACGGATTTTCACTCATCATCGCTTTGGATTGTGGCATCAAAGACGTAGAAAAAGTACAATACGCCAATGAAAAAGGCATTGATTTTATCATTTGCGACCATCATCGTCCTTCACAAGTAATTCCCAAAGCGGTAGCCGTCTTAAATCCAAAGCAAACCGACTGCAATTATCCATATAAGGAACTTTGTGGCTGTGGCGTAGGCTTCAAGCTAATACAAGCTCTTAACAAGCAGATGAAAAATCCGTTTGAGCAAATACAACCGCTGTTGGATTTAGTAGCTGTTGCCATTGGGGCTGACATTGTACCCATTACAGGGGAAAATCGGGTGATGATGTACTATGGATTGCAGATTCTGAACGAAAATCCGTCTGTAGGGCTTACTGCATTATTAGGACTGGAAAACAAACCCGTACAGATGGTGGATATTGTATTTCGGTTGGCTCCACGAATCAATTCAGCAGGAAGAATCGAACACGGAATGTTCGCCGTCAAACTTCTTACGGAAAGTTCTTACAGCCAAGCCTTTGCCAAAGCCAAGCAAATTGAAACTTTTAATAATGAACGTAAAGACCTTGATGGAAGTATTGTACAAGAGGCTTTACATCAGATACAAGTCAATCAGGAAGAAGAAAAATCAGCCACCGTTGTTTATGCTCCGCACTGGCATAAGGGTGTAATTGGCATTGTAGCCTCACGATTGATTGAAACTTACTATCGCCCGACAGTAGTTTTCACAAAAAGTGGCGAAAAATACGCAGCTTCGGTGCGTTCTGTGCAAGGTTTTGATGTATATGAAGCTCTGGAGCAATGTGCTGAACATATCGAACAATTTGGAGGACATAAATACGCCGCTGGACTAACAATTCTTCCCGAAAAATATCTTCTTTTTAAAGATAAATTCGAAAAAGTAGTTGCAAAAACACTTCCGAAAGAATTAAAATCACCTCAAATAACTATTGATACTGAACTTCCGTTAGAAAAAATCAATCCGAAGATGTTTCAGATTTTAAAACAATTTGAACCTTTTGGTCCGCAGAATATGGCTCCTATATTTTACGCTAAAAACGTGATTGATACAGGCTTTGCCAAGCAAATTGGTAAGGAAAATAATCATCTTCGGCTCACAATAAAAGATTTTAAAGGAGAAAAATTCTTTACCGCAATAGGATTTAATTTAGGCAATAAACTGGAATTGATAAAATCGGGCAAACCTTTTGAAATTGTGTATTCCATCGAAGAAAATCACTGGAACGGAAACACTTCTTTACAGCTAAAAGTGAGAGATATAAGATAA
- a CDS encoding cytochrome c oxidase subunit II: protein MTALLTIAILVVVGIAIWQVTKIFELTQPLSKEDTAIANDKDNKINGYLMFAFLVFLYGLMLFSIWNYGHFVLRTPASEHGTDYDNLMWISLVIIFIVQFVTQALLHYFAFKYRGQQGRKALFFADNDKLEMIWTIIPVITLAGLILYGLYTWNTIMNVDEEEEALVVEIYAQQFSWTARYAGTDNVLGDANVRLIDIDRANVLGVDEADPNAQDDIITKELHLPVNKRVIFKIRSQDVLHSAYMPHFRAQMNCVPGMVTQFSFIPTVTTSEMRNKPQIVQQVKDVNLIRDEKRAKGIDADPWEFDYVLLCNKICGKSHYNMQMKIVVETQEEFEAWLKEQKTFAQSLTAN, encoded by the coding sequence ATGACTGCTTTGTTAACCATAGCCATTCTGGTTGTAGTGGGTATAGCCATTTGGCAAGTAACTAAAATTTTTGAGCTTACTCAACCCCTCTCAAAAGAAGATACTGCCATTGCTAATGATAAAGACAATAAGATAAATGGCTATCTTATGTTTGCCTTTTTGGTTTTCCTCTATGGATTGATGTTATTCTCCATTTGGAACTATGGGCATTTCGTACTCCGTACCCCTGCTTCTGAACACGGAACGGATTATGATAACCTAATGTGGATTTCACTGGTTATTATTTTTATCGTTCAGTTTGTAACTCAGGCATTGCTTCATTACTTTGCCTTTAAGTATCGTGGGCAGCAAGGCAGAAAGGCCTTATTCTTCGCGGATAATGATAAGCTTGAGATGATATGGACGATTATTCCAGTAATCACTCTGGCGGGACTCATTCTTTATGGGCTGTACACTTGGAACACCATTATGAATGTTGATGAAGAAGAGGAGGCTTTGGTCGTAGAAATATACGCACAACAGTTCAGCTGGACAGCCCGATATGCTGGTACTGATAATGTTTTAGGTGATGCCAACGTACGTCTTATTGACATTGACCGAGCTAATGTTTTAGGAGTAGATGAGGCTGACCCTAACGCACAAGATGATATCATTACAAAAGAGCTTCATTTACCTGTGAATAAAAGGGTGATTTTTAAAATACGTTCTCAAGATGTGCTTCACTCGGCTTATATGCCTCATTTCAGAGCACAAATGAACTGTGTGCCAGGTATGGTTACTCAATTTTCGTTTATTCCTACAGTAACTACTTCCGAAATGCGTAACAAACCTCAAATCGTGCAACAGGTTAAAGACGTGAACCTAATTCGTGATGAAAAACGAGCTAAAGGCATTGATGCTGACCCTTGGGAGTTTGATTATGTGTTACTTTGCAATAAAATTTGCGGAAAATCACACTACAATATGCAAATGAAAATTGTAGTAGAAACCCAAGAAGAATTCGAGGCTTGGCTTAAAGAGCAAAAGACTTTTGCTCAGTCGCTTACAGCAAATTAA
- a CDS encoding OsmC family protein encodes MHQVTTIWKGDMLFSSNNPSGKEIQIDAGKENGGKGEGLRPKALMLSALAGCSGLDIASLIRKMKLEVEEFKIETFGELTEEHPQVYHTVRVEYHFSGKNLNEEKLQRAVDLSAEKYCGVMKMFQQFAKVETKAFFHKK; translated from the coding sequence ATGCATCAAGTAACAACCATTTGGAAAGGCGATATGCTCTTTTCATCAAATAATCCTTCGGGAAAAGAAATACAAATCGATGCCGGAAAAGAAAACGGAGGAAAAGGAGAAGGATTACGCCCCAAAGCCCTAATGCTTTCTGCATTGGCAGGATGCTCGGGATTGGATATAGCTTCACTTATCCGTAAAATGAAATTGGAAGTAGAAGAATTCAAAATTGAAACTTTTGGAGAACTTACAGAAGAACACCCACAAGTATATCACACCGTACGAGTAGAATATCATTTCTCAGGAAAAAATCTCAACGAAGAAAAACTACAAAGAGCCGTAGATTTATCTGCCGAGAAATATTGTGGCGTTATGAAAATGTTCCAGCAGTTTGCCAAAGTAGAAACCAAAGCCTTTTTCCATAAAAAATAA
- a CDS encoding TerB family tellurite resistance protein has protein sequence MKWILLIIGFLLFRFPKIIIRVLRMIFENMNQPTSFQGQNSRVSPADFELNLLSLCTLVIKANGQINQQELDFVRMRFVEMYGKERANAIFRTFNELLKGREISTQRVSLYLYSRTSYEVRLQILHFLFAIAQADGIIKESQYYKIHEISRFFRISERDFASIKAMFGQRDSQILDAYTVLEIDKSATDAEVKKAYREMAKKYHPDKVISQDEAIRKGAEEKFKQVQRAYEQIMKERGN, from the coding sequence ATGAAATGGATTTTATTGATTATAGGTTTTTTGCTTTTTCGTTTTCCGAAGATTATTATTCGAGTTTTACGGATGATTTTCGAAAATATGAATCAGCCCACATCTTTTCAAGGACAAAATAGTAGGGTTTCTCCTGCTGATTTTGAGCTCAATTTACTTTCGCTTTGTACATTAGTGATAAAGGCTAATGGGCAGATCAACCAGCAAGAGCTGGATTTTGTTCGTATGCGTTTCGTTGAAATGTATGGTAAAGAACGTGCCAATGCTATTTTTCGAACGTTTAATGAATTGCTAAAAGGGCGTGAGATTTCTACCCAAAGAGTAAGTCTTTACTTGTATTCGCGTACTTCTTATGAGGTGCGTTTACAAATCTTACATTTTCTGTTTGCTATAGCCCAAGCCGATGGTATAATTAAAGAAAGTCAATACTATAAGATACACGAAATTAGTCGTTTTTTTAGAATATCGGAGAGGGATTTTGCGAGTATTAAAGCGATGTTCGGGCAGCGAGACTCTCAGATTTTAGATGCCTATACCGTTTTAGAGATTGACAAGTCGGCAACCGATGCCGAGGTGAAAAAAGCGTATCGTGAGATGGCAAAAAAATACCACCCCGATAAGGTGATTTCACAAGATGAAGCTATCCGAAAAGGAGCGGAGGAAAAATTTAAGCAGGTACAACGTGCTTATGAACAAATTATGAAGGAACGCGGTAATTAG
- a CDS encoding cytochrome c oxidase subunit I translates to MSANAHTHHKETFFSKYVFSYDHKMISKQYLITGIVMGIIGIVMSLLFRMQIAWPGESFKIFDILLGRFSHEGVMDADAYLALVTIHGTIMVFFVLTAGLSGTFSNLLIPLQIGARDMASGFMNMLSYWLFFLSSVIMILSLFVEAGPAAAGWTIYPPLSALPAAQPGSGLGMTLWLISMAIFIASSLLGSLNYIVTVINMRTKGLSMMRLPLTVWALFTTAVIGVVSFPVLLSAALLLIMDRSFGTSFFLSDIFIQGEVLHYQGGSPVLYEHLFWFLGHPEVYIVLLPSLGITSEIIATNARKPIFGYRAMVTSILAIAFLSTIVWGHHMFVSGMDPFLGSVFTFTTLLIAIPSAVKAFNYITTLWKGNLQMNPAMLFSIGLVSTFITGGLTGIILGDSTLDINVHDTYFVVAHFHLVMGISAIYGLLAGVYHWFPKMYGRMMNKNLGYIHFWLTAIASYGVFFPMHFIGMAGLPRRYYENTAFPMFDQLQDTNVLITMFAFLAAFAQLIFLFNFFYSMFYGKKATQNPWKSTTLEWTTPVEHIHGNWPGEVPQVHRWAYDYSKTREDGQYVIPEQDFVPQTVPLQKGEEPSIH, encoded by the coding sequence ATGTCGGCAAACGCTCACACACACCATAAGGAAACGTTTTTTTCTAAATACGTTTTCAGCTACGATCATAAAATGATTTCAAAACAATATCTCATTACAGGTATTGTTATGGGGATTATTGGAATTGTTATGTCATTACTTTTCCGTATGCAGATTGCTTGGCCTGGCGAGTCTTTCAAGATTTTTGATATTCTTTTAGGGAGGTTTTCTCACGAGGGTGTTATGGATGCTGATGCTTATTTGGCATTGGTAACCATTCACGGAACGATAATGGTATTTTTCGTGCTAACAGCAGGATTGAGTGGTACTTTTAGTAACCTTTTGATTCCCCTGCAAATAGGAGCGAGAGATATGGCTTCTGGATTTATGAATATGCTGTCATATTGGTTGTTTTTCCTCTCGTCAGTGATTATGATATTATCGCTTTTTGTTGAGGCAGGACCAGCTGCAGCTGGGTGGACGATTTATCCGCCATTGAGTGCCTTGCCCGCCGCTCAACCTGGTTCTGGTTTAGGAATGACTCTTTGGCTTATTTCAATGGCTATTTTTATTGCTTCATCGCTTTTAGGTTCTTTGAATTATATCGTAACGGTAATCAATATGCGAACCAAAGGGTTGAGTATGATGCGGTTGCCTTTGACCGTTTGGGCATTATTTACCACTGCGGTTATCGGTGTGGTTTCTTTCCCTGTTTTGCTTTCGGCAGCTTTGCTTTTGATTATGGATAGAAGTTTCGGTACTTCGTTTTTCCTTTCTGATATTTTCATACAAGGGGAGGTGTTGCATTACCAAGGTGGTTCACCTGTACTTTACGAGCATTTGTTTTGGTTTTTGGGGCATCCTGAGGTGTATATCGTTCTGTTACCTTCTTTAGGAATTACTTCCGAAATCATTGCAACCAATGCACGTAAGCCTATCTTTGGGTACAGGGCTATGGTTACTTCCATTTTGGCAATTGCTTTCTTATCTACCATTGTTTGGGGGCATCATATGTTCGTTTCGGGTATGGATCCGTTTTTGGGCTCGGTCTTTACCTTTACCACACTTTTGATTGCCATTCCATCAGCGGTTAAAGCCTTTAACTATATTACCACACTTTGGAAAGGAAACCTACAGATGAATCCTGCGATGCTCTTTTCTATTGGATTGGTTTCAACCTTTATCACTGGTGGACTTACAGGGATTATCTTAGGAGATAGTACCCTTGATATTAACGTACACGATACCTATTTTGTGGTAGCTCACTTTCACTTGGTGATGGGTATTTCTGCAATTTATGGGTTACTTGCTGGTGTTTATCATTGGTTTCCGAAAATGTACGGACGTATGATGAACAAAAATTTAGGATACATTCATTTCTGGCTTACGGCTATTGCCTCTTACGGAGTTTTCTTCCCGATGCACTTTATAGGTATGGCAGGGTTGCCACGGAGATATTATGAAAATACGGCTTTTCCGATGTTTGACCAATTGCAAGATACTAACGTTTTGATTACAATGTTTGCTTTTTTGGCGGCTTTTGCTCAACTTATTTTCTTGTTTAATTTCTTCTATAGTATGTTTTATGGTAAGAAAGCTACGCAAAACCCCTGGAAATCCACTACTTTGGAATGGACTACCCCTGTGGAACATATTCACGGAAATTGGCCAGGAGAAGTTCCGCAGGTGCATCGTTGGGCTTATGATTATAGCAAAACTCGTGAAGATGGGCAGTATGTAATACCAGAACAAGATTTTGTACCACAAACTGTTCCGCTTCAAAAAGGAGAAGAACCTTCCATACATTAA
- a CDS encoding GmrSD restriction endonuclease domain-containing protein encodes MKIQLKEITIRELTEGYQDNEEAGVIGYGGKLDIRPSYQREFIYKDKQRDAVITTITKDFPLNVMYWAVREDGNYEVIDGQQRTISICQFVNGDFAYFFRYFHNLKEDEKEQILNYKLMVYLCEGTDSEKLEWFKTINIAGEKLTEQELRNAVYAGSWVSDAKRYFSKNNCPAYGLGKDYLSGSPIRQDYLETVIKWIAHNDSIEGYMAKHQQDPNANELWLYYQSVINWVKATFPKYRKEMKGISWGELYNKFGKNPYDHQKLEKEIIRLMQDDDVTNKKGIYWYLLTGEEKHLNIRAFTDNQKREAYERQKGICVKCQQHFEFHEMEADHVTPWHEGGKTSADNCQMLCKFDNRSKSGK; translated from the coding sequence ATGAAGATACAACTCAAAGAAATTACAATAAGGGAACTTACAGAAGGCTATCAAGATAATGAAGAGGCTGGAGTTATAGGTTATGGAGGAAAATTAGATATTCGCCCATCTTATCAAAGAGAATTTATCTATAAAGATAAACAGCGTGATGCTGTTATTACAACTATTACCAAAGATTTTCCGCTTAATGTAATGTATTGGGCAGTACGCGAAGACGGAAACTATGAAGTAATAGATGGGCAACAACGAACCATTTCTATATGTCAGTTTGTTAACGGAGATTTTGCTTATTTCTTTCGGTATTTTCACAATCTGAAAGAAGATGAAAAAGAGCAAATACTCAATTATAAACTAATGGTTTATCTCTGTGAGGGAACAGATAGCGAAAAGTTAGAATGGTTCAAAACTATCAATATCGCTGGGGAGAAATTGACTGAACAAGAGCTCCGTAATGCTGTATATGCAGGAAGTTGGGTGAGTGATGCTAAAAGGTATTTCAGTAAAAATAATTGCCCCGCCTATGGTTTAGGGAAAGACTATTTATCAGGTTCGCCTATTCGTCAAGATTATTTAGAAACTGTAATAAAGTGGATTGCTCATAATGATAGTATTGAGGGATATATGGCAAAACATCAGCAGGACCCCAATGCTAATGAATTGTGGTTATACTATCAATCGGTTATTAATTGGGTAAAGGCTACATTTCCCAAATATCGTAAAGAGATGAAAGGTATCTCTTGGGGTGAGCTTTATAATAAGTTTGGCAAAAATCCGTATGACCATCAAAAATTAGAAAAAGAAATCATTCGTCTAATGCAAGATGACGATGTAACTAATAAAAAAGGTATCTATTGGTATTTACTTACAGGAGAAGAAAAGCACTTAAATATCCGTGCCTTTACCGACAACCAAAAAAGAGAAGCCTACGAAAGACAAAAAGGAATTTGTGTGAAGTGTCAGCAACATTTTGAATTTCACGAAATGGAAGCCGACCATGTTACACCTTGGCACGAAGGCGGAAAAACTTCTGCCGATAATTGCCAAATGCTTTGTAAGTTTGATAACAGAAGTAAATCAGGAAAATAA
- the leuS gene encoding leucine--tRNA ligase, translating to MNYNHEKIEAKWQEKWSENQTFKTEKHSEKPKFYVLDMFPYPSGAGLHVGHPLGYIASDIFARYKRHKGFNVLHPQGYDSFGLPAEQYAIQTGQHPEKTTRENIARYREQLDKIGFSFDWSREVRTSNADYYKWTQWIFIQLFHSWYNNTANKAEDIQTLVQHFEKFGTEDLNAAQTEELHFTAEQWKNYSEEEKQNILLNYRLAFRAETTVNWCPALGTVLANDEVVNGVSERGGYPVFQKKMMQWSMRITAYSERLLQGLETVDWSESVKESQRNWIGKSKGASIKFKVLSSKSQDLEPETSNVEHITVFTTRPDTIFGVTYLTLAPEHELVLQITTEAQKQAVLDYIEATSKRSERDRMADTKTISGVFTGAYAVCPATGYYLPIWIGDYVLAGYGTGAVMAVPAGDERDYAFAKHFAGAEGMPEIINIFDKDISENAFTEKGGFKLQNSDFLNGMDYEEATEKILEELEKTGVGKAKINYRQRDAIFSRQRYWGEPVPVYYKNGMPYTLPLSALPLELPEVEKYLPTEDGDPPLGNAKEYAWNEAEEKIVSTDLIDNQTVFPLELSTMPGWAGSSWYWLRYMDAHNKKEFASQDSLNYWQNVDLYIGGSEHATGHLLYSRFWNKFLKDRGFIQAEEPFQKMINQGMILGTSAFVYRLEGTNTFVSKGQIGDKKVQAIHADVSLVNASSELDIEGFKQWRPDFADAEFILDENGKYIVGHEVEKMSKSKYNVVNPDDICEQYGADTLRLYEMFLGPLEQAKPWNTAGITGVSGFLKKFYNLYFDGDAVSISDEEPTKEEYKILHTLIKKVEYDIENFSFNTSVSAFMIAVNELQKIKCNKRAILEPMAVLISPYAPHIAEELWEVLGHNESISRVPFPTFEEQYLVESTKEYPVSFNGKVRFKIELPLDMPNEEVEKIILADERTQAQLGGNPPKKIIVVKGKIVNVVV from the coding sequence ATGAACTACAACCATGAAAAAATCGAAGCCAAATGGCAAGAAAAATGGTCAGAAAACCAAACTTTTAAAACAGAAAAACATTCAGAAAAACCGAAATTTTATGTGTTAGATATGTTTCCGTATCCATCGGGAGCGGGGTTGCACGTGGGGCATCCGCTTGGGTATATTGCTTCGGATATTTTCGCACGATACAAACGCCACAAAGGTTTTAATGTGTTGCATCCGCAAGGGTACGATTCGTTCGGATTACCTGCTGAGCAATATGCCATACAAACAGGTCAACACCCCGAAAAAACCACTCGTGAAAACATTGCTCGTTATCGCGAACAGCTCGACAAAATTGGCTTTTCGTTCGATTGGAGTAGAGAAGTAAGGACTTCAAATGCTGATTATTACAAATGGACACAATGGATTTTTATTCAATTGTTTCATTCGTGGTATAACAACACTGCCAATAAAGCGGAAGATATTCAAACACTTGTTCAGCATTTCGAGAAATTCGGAACCGAAGACCTAAATGCGGCTCAGACCGAAGAGCTTCATTTTACCGCCGAACAATGGAAAAATTACAGCGAAGAAGAAAAACAAAACATTCTACTGAATTATCGTTTGGCGTTTCGTGCCGAAACTACCGTTAATTGGTGTCCGGCTTTGGGAACGGTTTTGGCGAACGACGAGGTAGTAAATGGCGTTTCGGAACGAGGCGGATATCCTGTTTTTCAAAAGAAAATGATGCAATGGAGTATGCGTATTACCGCTTATTCCGAGCGATTGTTGCAAGGCTTAGAAACGGTGGATTGGAGTGAATCTGTAAAAGAAAGCCAACGCAATTGGATAGGAAAATCAAAAGGGGCGTCAATCAAGTTTAAAGTTCTAAGTTCAAAGTCCCAAGACCTTGAACCTGAAACTTCAAACGTTGAACATATTACCGTTTTTACAACAAGACCCGACACCATTTTCGGCGTAACTTATCTTACTTTAGCTCCTGAACACGAATTGGTTTTACAAATTACAACTGAAGCACAAAAACAAGCCGTTTTGGATTATATTGAAGCAACTTCTAAGCGTTCGGAGAGAGATAGAATGGCGGATACCAAAACTATTTCAGGCGTATTTACGGGAGCTTATGCTGTCTGCCCAGCAACAGGTTATTACTTGCCAATTTGGATAGGCGACTATGTGTTAGCAGGTTACGGAACGGGAGCTGTAATGGCGGTTCCTGCGGGAGATGAGCGTGATTATGCCTTTGCAAAACATTTTGCGGGTGCGGAAGGAATGCCTGAAATCATTAATATTTTTGACAAGGATATTTCAGAAAACGCATTTACTGAAAAAGGCGGTTTCAAATTGCAAAATTCGGATTTTCTCAACGGAATGGATTACGAAGAAGCTACCGAAAAAATCCTTGAAGAATTGGAAAAAACGGGAGTAGGGAAGGCTAAAATCAACTACCGACAAAGAGATGCTATTTTCTCTCGCCAAAGATATTGGGGCGAACCTGTGCCTGTTTATTATAAAAACGGAATGCCTTACACGTTGCCGCTTTCAGCCTTGCCGTTGGAACTTCCTGAAGTAGAAAAATACCTCCCAACCGAAGATGGCGACCCACCATTAGGGAACGCAAAAGAATACGCTTGGAATGAAGCCGAAGAGAAAATCGTAAGTACCGATTTGATTGACAATCAAACGGTTTTCCCTTTGGAACTTTCTACGATGCCGGGTTGGGCGGGGTCGTCTTGGTATTGGCTTCGCTATATGGACGCACACAACAAAAAGGAATTTGCCTCACAAGATAGCCTAAATTATTGGCAGAATGTAGATTTGTACATCGGTGGAAGCGAACACGCCACAGGGCATTTGTTGTATTCCCGTTTTTGGAATAAATTCCTTAAAGACAGAGGATTTATACAAGCCGAAGAGCCTTTCCAAAAAATGATAAATCAAGGAATGATTTTAGGAACGAGTGCGTTTGTGTACCGATTGGAAGGAACAAATACTTTCGTTTCCAAAGGGCAAATTGGCGACAAAAAAGTACAAGCCATTCACGCCGATGTTTCACTTGTAAATGCTTCATCAGAACTTGATATTGAAGGATTTAAACAATGGCGACCTGATTTTGCCGATGCGGAATTTATTTTGGACGAAAACGGAAAATACATCGTTGGTCACGAGGTCGAAAAAATGTCAAAATCCAAATACAATGTGGTAAATCCTGATGATATTTGTGAGCAATACGGAGCAGATACATTGCGTTTGTATGAAATGTTTTTAGGTCCGTTGGAACAGGCAAAACCTTGGAATACTGCAGGAATTACGGGCGTTTCGGGCTTTTTGAAAAAATTCTACAATCTTTATTTTGATGGCGATGCGGTTTCTATTTCTGACGAAGAACCGACCAAAGAAGAATACAAAATCTTGCATACGCTCATCAAAAAAGTGGAGTACGACATTGAGAATTTCTCGTTCAATACTTCGGTGTCGGCATTTATGATTGCGGTAAACGAATTGCAAAAAATCAAATGCAACAAACGAGCGATTTTAGAACCAATGGCAGTGCTGATTTCGCCGTATGCACCGCACATTGCCGAAGAACTTTGGGAAGTTTTAGGTCATAATGAAAGCATTAGCCGAGTGCCGTTCCCTACTTTTGAAGAGCAATATTTGGTAGAAAGCACGAAAGAATATCCGGTGTCGTTCAACGGAAAAGTGCGTTTCAAAATCGAATTGCCTTTGGATATGCCCAACGAAGAAGTGGAAAAAATCATCTTGGCAGACGAACGCACTCAAGCCCAACTTGGTGGCAACCCTCCGAAGAAAATCATCGTGGTAAAAGGGAAAATCGTGAATGTGGTGGTGTAA